The proteins below come from a single uncultured Carboxylicivirga sp. genomic window:
- a CDS encoding WG repeat-containing protein, with amino-acid sequence MKKTLVVFTLIFNSLILISQTNSIGYHFKYKKGLYYLVNPKGKKVKCKPFTFASGFSEGLALVEKDLKFGYIDSSGTIIIDYQFYDAGPFTEGVAYASNYGKYGYIDKTGQFIIKPQFDLAYPFKNELGIVKQMNPDTTIYGSSQMIYTYISKNGKLIGNEFYSSISKRDSVYEAIKGDSIIHIMPDGSKQIIKQGLEQTEPNKILIAEEMPEFPGGEMGLRNYIARNIHFPPSAQKRRIGSRVYVSFVVDNDGSVVDVLPAKPGPPILLHETMRLIETLPKWKPGKQDGKLVKVSYTVPVNYNFQ; translated from the coding sequence ATGAAGAAAACTCTTGTCGTTTTTACTCTTATTTTTAATTCACTAATATTAATTAGTCAAACCAATAGCATTGGATATCACTTCAAATACAAAAAAGGCTTATATTATTTAGTTAATCCTAAAGGGAAAAAAGTAAAGTGTAAACCATTTACTTTTGCCAGTGGGTTTAGTGAAGGACTTGCTTTGGTAGAAAAAGATTTAAAGTTTGGTTATATCGACTCCTCCGGAACCATTATTATTGATTATCAATTTTATGATGCCGGACCATTTACCGAAGGTGTTGCTTATGCATCAAACTACGGTAAGTATGGTTATATTGATAAAACGGGGCAATTTATAATAAAACCACAATTTGATTTAGCATACCCATTTAAAAATGAACTAGGTATTGTTAAGCAAATGAATCCGGATACTACTATCTATGGTAGTTCACAAATGATTTACACGTACATTAGTAAAAACGGAAAACTTATTGGTAACGAATTCTATTCGTCAATAAGTAAGAGAGATAGTGTTTATGAGGCAATAAAAGGGGACTCTATCATTCATATCATGCCAGATGGTTCGAAGCAGATTATTAAACAAGGTTTAGAACAAACAGAACCGAATAAAATTCTTATAGCTGAAGAAATGCCTGAATTTCCGGGAGGAGAGATGGGCTTACGTAATTATATTGCCCGTAATATTCACTTTCCGCCTTCGGCACAAAAAAGAAGAATAGGCTCACGTGTATACGTTTCTTTTGTTGTTGATAATGATGGTTCTGTTGTTGATGTTTTACCCGCAAAGCCCGGACCACCAATTTTGTTACATGAAACAATGCGTTTGATTGAGACTTTACCAAAGTGGAAACCCGGAAAGCAAGATGGTAAATTAGTTAAGGTTAGTTATACCGTTCCTGTTAATTATAATTTTCAGTAG
- a CDS encoding carbohydrate kinase: MAKKPLVIGIGELLWDVFPDHKQMGGAPCNFAYHASKLGLDSMAISAIGNDELGVEIINKLDAVDLKYDIQRVDKDTGTVQVTLDDKGVPQYEICQPVAWDFIHMKPEYNKLANSTDAVCFGSLAQRGEVSRTTIRNFVNQVPNDALKVFDINLRQHFYSKELLEDSLMMCNVLKINDEEIKVVSEMMGLQGDDVENCQTLLKNYHLKMVALTCGTEGSYLITPAEVSFIETPMVEVADTVGAGDSFTAAMITGFLSKKSLKETHEMAVKLSAFVCTQHGAMPEYSELA, translated from the coding sequence ATGGCAAAGAAACCATTAGTAATAGGCATAGGTGAGTTATTATGGGATGTATTTCCCGATCATAAACAAATGGGAGGTGCTCCATGTAATTTTGCCTATCATGCTTCTAAGTTAGGCTTGGATAGCATGGCAATCAGTGCAATAGGCAATGATGAATTAGGTGTTGAAATTATTAATAAACTGGATGCTGTTGATTTGAAATACGATATACAGCGAGTTGACAAAGACACGGGAACCGTACAAGTAACTTTGGATGATAAGGGAGTGCCACAATACGAAATTTGTCAACCTGTTGCCTGGGATTTTATACATATGAAACCCGAATATAATAAGTTGGCTAACTCAACAGATGCTGTTTGTTTTGGCTCTTTAGCTCAACGGGGTGAAGTTTCACGAACCACCATTAGGAATTTTGTAAACCAGGTACCCAATGATGCTTTAAAGGTCTTTGATATTAATCTGCGGCAGCATTTTTATTCAAAAGAGTTGTTAGAAGATTCGCTGATGATGTGTAATGTTCTTAAAATTAATGATGAGGAAATTAAGGTTGTTTCTGAGATGATGGGTTTACAAGGTGATGATGTAGAGAACTGTCAAACTCTTCTGAAAAATTATCATTTAAAAATGGTAGCGCTCACCTGTGGAACAGAAGGCAGTTACCTAATAACCCCGGCCGAAGTCAGTTTTATAGAAACACCTATGGTTGAGGTGGCAGATACGGTAGGAGCCGGTGATTCGTTTACGGCAGCCATGATTACAGGTTTTCTGTCCAAAAAATCATTAAAAGAAACGCATGAAATGGCCGTTAAGTTATCGGCTTTTGTTTGCACACAACATGGAGCTATGCCTGAGTATTCGGAATTGGCCTAA
- a CDS encoding sugar porter family MFS transporter: METNNKIHATYLYWITFVAINGGLLFGLNMAGISGAVDMLKSEFSLTDGGLGTVAALLTFGCLIGALFTGNFTEKYGRKKVMQATALLYIISAMGCALAESSVILIVFRVLSGLAVGATSVVGPMYISEISPAHSRGRLVSMNQFAITIGIVLAYIFDYFLIDLGDDSWRYMLAVPAIFSIFYFIFILISFPESPRWLIAKGKKTEAEAVMLKIGGEELVNNEMEQIERVIKEEKSKEKVRVSELFKGKTGKIVAIGTAIAALQQITGINAVIMFAPDIFKAAGSAQGDSMMQAMIVGLVNFLMTIVALWLVDKKGRKTLLLWGAVGMVVSLAYLTFEFSKQTQYGAGVLIALLVYISFFAASFAPVMWVIISEIYPNRIKGVAMSFSTAVSWLCTFLTVYFAPVIQGQLGLSYLFGIFGIFSVIAFVFVKFRIPETKGKSLEQIEKELGLI, translated from the coding sequence ATGGAGACGAATAATAAAATACACGCAACTTATTTATATTGGATTACATTTGTAGCTATTAATGGGGGATTGTTATTTGGATTAAATATGGCTGGTATATCAGGTGCCGTTGATATGCTAAAAAGTGAATTTTCTTTAACCGATGGCGGTTTGGGAACCGTTGCTGCCTTATTAACATTTGGTTGTTTAATCGGGGCCCTTTTTACTGGCAACTTCACCGAAAAATATGGACGAAAGAAAGTGATGCAGGCAACAGCATTACTGTATATAATTTCTGCCATGGGGTGTGCTTTAGCCGAATCATCTGTGATATTGATTGTGTTCAGAGTACTATCAGGTTTGGCTGTAGGAGCTACATCGGTAGTGGGGCCTATGTATATTTCTGAAATATCACCTGCTCATAGTCGGGGAAGGTTGGTTTCAATGAATCAGTTTGCCATTACCATTGGAATTGTTTTAGCTTATATCTTCGATTATTTTCTTATTGATTTAGGAGATGACAGTTGGCGTTATATGCTAGCTGTACCAGCAATATTCAGTATTTTTTATTTCATTTTTATACTAATTTCTTTTCCGGAAAGCCCGCGATGGCTAATTGCTAAGGGGAAAAAAACTGAGGCCGAAGCTGTAATGTTAAAGATTGGAGGAGAGGAGTTGGTAAATAATGAAATGGAGCAAATAGAGAGAGTTATAAAGGAGGAAAAATCAAAAGAAAAAGTTAGGGTTTCAGAACTGTTTAAGGGGAAAACAGGTAAAATTGTTGCCATTGGAACAGCCATTGCTGCGCTACAACAAATAACAGGAATTAATGCAGTTATCATGTTTGCACCCGATATTTTCAAAGCGGCTGGATCGGCCCAGGGAGATTCGATGATGCAAGCCATGATTGTTGGTCTGGTTAATTTTCTAATGACAATTGTAGCACTTTGGCTGGTTGATAAAAAAGGGAGAAAGACTTTACTGCTTTGGGGGGCAGTAGGCATGGTTGTTTCACTGGCATATCTTACTTTTGAATTTAGCAAACAGACCCAGTATGGAGCCGGAGTACTCATTGCTTTATTGGTTTATATCTCCTTTTTTGCAGCCTCCTTTGCTCCTGTTATGTGGGTTATTATATCAGAAATATATCCCAATAGAATTAAGGGTGTGGCTATGTCATTTTCAACAGCAGTAAGCTGGTTATGTACATTCCTGACAGTTTATTTCGCACCTGTTATACAAGGGCAATTGGGGCTAAGTTACCTGTTTGGTATCTTTGGTATATTCAGCGTTATAGCTTTTGTGTTTGTAAAATTCCGGATCCCTGAAACCAAAGGGAAATCGTTGGAACAAATTGAAAAAGAACTTGGATTGATTTAA
- a CDS encoding alpha-galactosidase, with translation MKTTLKTILLAIGILLLPYSVIVAQNSNVIEIQTQSTSLVYAVDKDGRLVFQHYGAKVDANDDFMQQRAYPKMDTDRDFSYEAYPAFGHGNINEPALTVIHSDGSLNTELIYNGVNIDKSNPNVEETVIQLKDPVYDFTVELHTKAFYKEDVISQWTVIKNDEEGAVKLTNYASSYLPLKAQSYYLTHFYGAWAGEMTMVEEKIENGIKVIDCKKGVRTTQTENASFILSLNHPSLENSGECYGGALAWSGNYRLAFQLDEWKMLNIVSGINPFLSDWTLKTGEQFTTPEMIYTYSNEGRGQVSRNLHDWGRTYAMVGGNKIHDIVLNSWEGAYFTFDEKTLTGMMDDAAEMGIETFVLDDGWFGNKYPRNSDTAGLGDWQTNKKKLPHGIDYLIKYAHKKGLKFGLWIEPEMVNPKSELAENHPEWIVQSNGREKITWRNQLLLDLSNPKVQDFVYNVFDSLLTTHPGIEYIKWDANRHVEQAGSTYLPSSEQTHLWNGYTQGLYAVYERIRAKYPDFVIQDCASGGGRLDYGALKYHNEYWTSDNTDPLSRIFIQYGTTLIYPPVGAASHVSTSPNHQTMRVTPLKFRFDVAMTGRLGMELQPKDIQGEDRIFAEDAIKNYKQFIRPIITNGDLYRLQSPYDEGGYASQMFVSKDKESAVLYAFSTDQHTRGVYSTIKLNGLDTNKEYQIIEINKQGDSQFWGDGQTFSASYLMSVGIELTLSEQFDSAVFKLKAVGYNK, from the coding sequence ATGAAAACAACATTAAAAACGATACTACTCGCTATAGGAATTTTACTACTGCCATATTCAGTGATAGTTGCACAAAATTCCAACGTCATAGAAATTCAAACTCAGTCAACCTCTCTGGTTTATGCGGTGGATAAAGATGGACGGCTGGTATTTCAACATTATGGAGCAAAGGTTGATGCAAACGATGACTTTATGCAGCAAAGGGCTTATCCTAAAATGGATACTGATAGAGATTTCTCTTACGAAGCCTATCCGGCCTTTGGACATGGAAATATTAATGAACCGGCTTTAACAGTCATTCATTCCGATGGTAGTTTAAATACCGAGTTGATTTATAATGGTGTAAATATCGACAAATCGAACCCAAATGTCGAAGAAACAGTTATCCAATTAAAAGATCCGGTATATGACTTTACCGTTGAACTTCATACCAAAGCTTTTTACAAAGAAGATGTAATCAGTCAGTGGACGGTGATAAAAAATGATGAGGAAGGAGCTGTGAAGCTCACTAATTATGCTTCATCTTATTTGCCATTGAAAGCTCAAAGCTATTACTTAACACATTTTTATGGTGCCTGGGCTGGCGAAATGACTATGGTGGAAGAGAAGATTGAAAATGGCATTAAAGTTATCGATTGCAAGAAAGGAGTGAGAACAACACAAACTGAAAATGCTTCGTTTATTTTAAGTTTGAACCATCCATCTTTAGAAAATTCGGGAGAATGCTATGGGGGTGCATTAGCATGGTCGGGTAACTACCGTTTGGCTTTTCAGCTGGATGAGTGGAAAATGCTTAATATTGTAAGTGGTATCAATCCATTCCTTTCGGACTGGACCTTAAAAACAGGAGAGCAATTTACTACGCCTGAAATGATTTACACCTATAGTAACGAAGGGCGTGGTCAGGTTTCACGTAATCTGCACGACTGGGGCCGCACATATGCTATGGTTGGCGGAAATAAAATACATGATATTGTGCTAAACAGTTGGGAAGGTGCATATTTTACTTTTGATGAAAAAACACTAACAGGCATGATGGATGATGCTGCCGAAATGGGAATTGAGACTTTTGTGCTGGATGATGGCTGGTTTGGAAATAAATATCCTCGAAACAGCGACACTGCCGGTTTGGGCGATTGGCAAACCAATAAAAAGAAATTACCCCACGGGATTGATTACTTGATTAAATATGCGCACAAAAAAGGACTCAAATTTGGATTGTGGATTGAGCCTGAAATGGTGAATCCTAAAAGCGAATTGGCCGAAAATCATCCGGAGTGGATTGTGCAAAGTAATGGACGAGAGAAAATTACTTGGCGAAATCAGTTGCTATTGGATTTGTCAAATCCCAAAGTGCAGGATTTTGTTTACAATGTGTTTGATAGTTTATTAACTACTCACCCCGGTATTGAATATATAAAGTGGGATGCCAACCGACATGTGGAACAGGCCGGATCAACTTATTTACCTTCCTCGGAGCAGACTCATCTATGGAATGGCTATACGCAGGGTTTGTATGCTGTTTATGAACGCATTCGTGCCAAATATCCTGACTTTGTAATTCAGGATTGCGCTTCAGGTGGTGGACGACTGGATTATGGTGCATTAAAATATCATAATGAGTACTGGACATCAGATAATACCGATCCTTTATCGCGCATTTTTATTCAATACGGAACCACTTTAATTTATCCACCAGTGGGGGCAGCATCGCATGTGTCAACTAGTCCTAATCATCAAACCATGCGCGTTACTCCACTAAAATTTCGCTTTGATGTGGCCATGACCGGTCGCTTGGGAATGGAATTGCAGCCTAAAGATATTCAGGGAGAGGATCGAATATTTGCCGAAGATGCCATCAAAAACTATAAACAATTTATACGTCCGATAATAACCAACGGTGATTTGTACCGATTACAATCGCCTTATGATGAAGGTGGTTATGCATCCCAAATGTTTGTTTCAAAGGATAAGGAATCGGCTGTACTTTATGCCTTTAGTACCGATCAGCATACACGTGGAGTTTATTCAACCATTAAACTAAACGGACTGGATACGAATAAAGAGTATCAGATTATTGAAATCAATAAACAAGGCGATAGTCAATTCTGGGGTGATGGTCAAACGTTTTCTGCATCTTACCTGATGAGTGTGGGTATAGAATTAACTCTTTCAGAACAGTTTGATAGTGCTGTATTTAAACTAAAAGCTGTTGGTTATAATAAATAG
- a CDS encoding glycoside hydrolase family 32 protein, producing MNYKSYIIFLIPMLIWACSSGSDKQTESKEIRYTEQYRPQYHFSPDSAWMNDPNGMVYYDGEYHLFYQYYPDSTVWGPMHWGHAVSTDLVHWQHLPIALYPDSLGYIFSGSAVVDWKNTSGLGTQENPPLIAIYTYHNALIAEAGVVDVESQAIAYSIDKGRSWIKYEGNPVIPNDGNRDFRDPNVFWNEDIQKWNLVLSAHDHVQIYSSDNLKEWKYESDFGVDAGGHGGVWECPDLFPLKVDDTEEAKWVLIVNINPGGPNGGSATQYFTGEFDGRKFNADTKETKWLDWGHDNYAGVTWADVPKEDGRRIFMGWMSNWDYAQVVPTKKWRSAMTLPRVLSLVKKKDEFMVRSTPVEEINKIINTETVISNQVKSISDEFVLNTKGINLNQSHLVFDFELGDSIPHEFGIILENNLNEQIKFSYVDSTKQFQFNRTQSGNLSFSEKFAHISTAPYQTGSTLNLEIFIDAASMEIFVNNGDVVMTEIFFCTQPFSKLKIFSKGQAISMTHSQLAEIKSIW from the coding sequence ATGAATTATAAATCCTATATAATATTTTTAATTCCCATGTTAATATGGGCTTGTTCTTCTGGTTCAGATAAACAGACGGAAAGCAAAGAGATAAGATATACAGAGCAATATCGACCGCAATACCATTTTTCGCCAGATTCAGCCTGGATGAACGATCCCAATGGAATGGTATACTACGATGGTGAATATCATCTGTTTTATCAATATTATCCTGATAGTACGGTTTGGGGGCCCATGCACTGGGGGCATGCAGTTAGCACCGATTTGGTCCACTGGCAGCATTTACCCATTGCCTTATATCCTGATAGCTTAGGTTATATTTTCTCAGGAAGTGCAGTGGTTGACTGGAAAAATACCAGTGGATTAGGTACCCAGGAGAATCCTCCATTGATTGCCATATATACCTACCACAATGCGCTAATTGCTGAAGCTGGTGTAGTGGATGTGGAGTCGCAGGCCATTGCTTATAGTATTGATAAAGGGCGAAGCTGGATCAAATACGAAGGTAATCCTGTGATACCTAATGACGGGAATAGAGATTTTCGTGATCCCAATGTTTTTTGGAATGAAGACATTCAAAAATGGAATTTGGTTCTCTCGGCGCACGATCATGTGCAAATATATTCCTCTGATAATTTAAAAGAATGGAAATATGAAAGTGATTTTGGTGTTGATGCGGGCGGTCATGGAGGCGTTTGGGAATGTCCTGATTTATTTCCTTTGAAGGTAGATGATACAGAGGAGGCTAAATGGGTATTAATTGTAAATATTAATCCGGGTGGACCCAATGGAGGCTCCGCAACCCAGTATTTTACGGGTGAATTTGATGGGCGTAAGTTTAATGCCGATACAAAAGAAACCAAGTGGTTAGATTGGGGACATGATAATTATGCTGGGGTAACCTGGGCTGATGTTCCTAAAGAAGATGGTCGCAGAATTTTTATGGGGTGGATGAGTAATTGGGATTATGCACAAGTGGTTCCGACTAAAAAATGGAGAAGTGCAATGACCTTGCCTCGTGTTCTTTCATTAGTGAAAAAGAAAGATGAATTTATGGTGCGATCTACACCAGTTGAAGAAATCAATAAAATCATCAATACTGAAACTGTTATTTCAAATCAAGTTAAAAGCATAAGTGATGAGTTTGTGCTAAATACAAAAGGAATAAATCTGAATCAAAGTCATTTGGTATTTGATTTTGAATTAGGTGATTCTATTCCTCACGAATTTGGAATTATTTTAGAAAACAACCTAAATGAGCAAATAAAATTTAGCTATGTTGATTCGACAAAACAGTTTCAATTTAATCGTACACAATCGGGTAATTTAAGTTTTTCCGAAAAGTTTGCACATATCTCAACAGCACCTTATCAAACAGGATCAACCTTGAATTTGGAGATCTTCATCGATGCAGCTTCGATGGAAATATTTGTTAATAATGGAGATGTGGTGATGACCGAAATATTCTTTTGTACTCAGCCATTCAGTAAATTAAAAATATTTTCTAAAGGGCAAGCTATTTCGATGACTCATTCTCAATTGGCTGAAATTAAATCAATTTGGTGA
- a CDS encoding glycoside hydrolase family 32 protein, with product MKNSIANIILVLIVFLGGSGCGNKNIRTSIHFSLQDSALTKPVEIICVDDVYHLYYTYSIDGKSKKWGQVESKDLQHWNNVPMRIESATENNIKSILVDWSYLTKYSNEKPGLIAFCSNDDKSGELSLLFSHDNGLTWNEDSDVSILLDGLSDPIMDLKVFWNDNTQKWNMLVLSGYQVQFYSSDDLKEWEYVSRFGDDVYLKSGEWTSVDFFPMEVEKTGVIKWILTISADKGSPNEGSGVQYFVGDYDGFAYVSSHNKPKWIDHGSDIYQTVVLSDYYTVNKQPVLIGSIYNSIYQKFNLPDDAQTEFSLVRKLSLIEKFNDLYLIQQPTNLAESNSASNTFISGIELADQKQIEEKAQLPIKIDLKFNVDNRLYLGMAEVFGVKISNDNGQELIVGYQAERRYFFISDPSIQKNYPDTWDGFNYAPYVTNEPQVDMTLIIDQKSVELFAMEGLVGVSRKFVFEGDVVDLQFFGKNGSISLQEGKITELK from the coding sequence ATGAAAAATTCCATAGCAAATATAATACTGGTTTTGATTGTTTTTTTGGGGGGCTCTGGTTGTGGTAATAAAAATATCAGAACATCTATACACTTTAGTTTACAGGATTCGGCACTAACAAAACCGGTTGAAATAATTTGTGTTGATGATGTCTATCATCTGTATTATACCTATTCAATTGATGGAAAGAGCAAAAAATGGGGGCAGGTGGAAAGCAAAGATTTACAGCATTGGAATAATGTACCAATGAGGATAGAATCAGCAACAGAGAATAATATTAAGAGTATTTTGGTTGATTGGAGTTACCTGACAAAATACAGCAATGAAAAGCCTGGTTTAATCGCATTTTGTAGTAACGATGATAAATCGGGAGAATTAAGCCTCTTATTCAGTCATGATAATGGTTTAACATGGAATGAAGATTCAGATGTCTCCATATTACTCGATGGTTTATCAGATCCAATAATGGATTTGAAAGTGTTTTGGAACGATAATACTCAGAAATGGAATATGTTGGTGTTATCGGGATACCAGGTTCAATTCTATTCTTCAGATGATTTGAAAGAATGGGAATATGTAAGTCGATTTGGCGATGATGTGTATTTGAAATCAGGCGAATGGACAAGTGTTGATTTCTTTCCGATGGAAGTAGAAAAAACAGGAGTAATAAAGTGGATACTAACCATTAGTGCTGATAAAGGTTCGCCCAATGAAGGGAGTGGTGTACAGTATTTTGTTGGTGACTATGACGGTTTTGCTTATGTGTCATCTCATAATAAACCCAAGTGGATTGATCATGGAAGCGATATCTATCAAACCGTTGTTCTTTCAGATTATTATACTGTAAATAAACAGCCTGTTTTGATCGGAAGTATTTACAATTCAATCTATCAAAAATTTAATCTGCCTGATGATGCTCAAACAGAGTTTTCATTGGTTCGTAAACTAAGTTTAATTGAGAAGTTTAATGATTTATACCTTATTCAACAGCCAACCAATCTGGCTGAATCCAATTCAGCGAGTAATACTTTTATATCAGGTATAGAGTTGGCTGATCAGAAGCAAATTGAAGAAAAAGCTCAATTACCTATAAAGATTGATTTGAAATTTAATGTTGATAATCGTTTGTATTTAGGTATGGCAGAGGTTTTTGGTGTTAAAATATCGAATGATAATGGGCAGGAGCTAATTGTAGGCTATCAGGCAGAACGAAGGTATTTCTTTATTTCTGATCCATCCATTCAAAAGAATTACCCCGATACATGGGATGGTTTTAACTATGCTCCATATGTTACCAATGAGCCACAAGTTGATATGACCTTGATTATCGATCAAAAATCAGTTGAATTATTTGCTATGGAAGGATTGGTGGGGGTATCAAGAAAGTTTGTTTTTGAAGGAGATGTGGTTGATTTGCAGTTTTTTGGTAAGAATGGTTCCATCAGTTTACAGGAAGGAAAGATTACAGAGTTGAAGTGA
- a CDS encoding RagB/SusD family nutrient uptake outer membrane protein, translating to MKMKNINIYIVALISMLALSCSDYLETEPQGFITAGSPTIDAAEGLVTAAYAGIGNDDMIGPIASMWVYGSVRSDDAYKGGGGVADMEPFNFYEQYNLTQPFQNWLAGLPFTWENYYRAISRANSALKTLNELTDEEYALRKTRMAEARFLRGHSHFMLKVLFKYIPYITEDLSKEEILATKNRAYTNDELWSKIAEDFEFAMNNLPEKQPEVGRANKYAAEAYLAKLRLYQAYEQDDNNQVININKERLQEVVDLCEDVITKGGYSLQPDFGENFLDGYDNGPESVFAIQFSISDGTTVGRLNFENGLNYPHGAPQYGCCGFHQPSQNLVNAFATSTTGLPKFDTFNDVELSAADITPDGVTVDPRIDHSVGLDGHPYKYRNEENYIFSNSWVRDPGVYGYFQSMKEQQAADCSCYKKEGPFMGVSKNIDVIRYADVLLMQAEAYIELGQPEMARPLINQVRKRAAESTGRTRFADGSAPSNYLISEYDGTNLAWNQENARIALRWERRLEFALESPRFFDLVRWGIAATTLNDYLEKEKTRHDFLNNAKFTAGRDEYFPIPQREIDFTVDSYTQNVGY from the coding sequence ATGAAAATGAAAAATATCAATATATACATCGTAGCACTGATTAGCATGTTAGCTCTTTCTTGCAGCGATTATCTCGAAACAGAACCTCAGGGTTTTATCACAGCCGGCAGTCCTACCATCGATGCCGCTGAAGGATTGGTTACCGCCGCTTATGCCGGTATTGGAAATGATGATATGATTGGTCCTATTGCAAGTATGTGGGTGTATGGAAGTGTTAGGTCTGATGATGCCTACAAAGGAGGAGGTGGTGTAGCCGATATGGAACCGTTCAACTTTTATGAGCAGTATAATCTAACTCAGCCATTTCAAAATTGGTTAGCCGGTTTGCCTTTTACTTGGGAGAATTACTATCGGGCTATTTCTCGTGCTAATTCAGCTTTAAAAACTCTTAATGAGTTGACTGATGAAGAATATGCCTTACGTAAGACACGAATGGCAGAGGCTCGATTCTTAAGAGGTCATTCCCATTTTATGTTGAAAGTGCTTTTTAAGTACATTCCATATATCACAGAAGATCTTAGTAAAGAAGAAATATTAGCCACCAAAAACCGTGCTTATACAAACGATGAATTATGGAGTAAAATCGCCGAAGATTTTGAATTTGCCATGAATAATCTACCTGAAAAGCAACCTGAAGTTGGTAGAGCCAATAAATATGCTGCTGAAGCTTATTTGGCAAAACTAAGATTGTATCAGGCATATGAACAAGATGATAATAACCAGGTTATTAATATCAATAAAGAGCGTTTACAAGAAGTGGTTGATCTTTGTGAAGATGTAATCACTAAAGGAGGTTACAGTTTGCAACCTGATTTTGGTGAGAATTTTCTGGATGGTTATGATAATGGACCTGAATCTGTTTTTGCCATTCAGTTTTCAATTAGTGATGGAACTACTGTTGGTCGATTGAACTTTGAAAATGGATTAAACTATCCGCATGGAGCTCCTCAGTATGGTTGTTGTGGATTTCATCAACCTAGTCAGAATTTGGTAAATGCATTTGCAACCAGTACAACCGGACTGCCTAAATTTGACACTTTCAACGATGTGGAGTTGAGTGCTGCAGATATTACACCTGATGGCGTAACAGTTGATCCTCGTATCGATCATTCGGTAGGTTTAGACGGACATCCGTACAAATACAGAAACGAAGAGAATTACATCTTTAGTAACAGCTGGGTACGCGATCCTGGAGTTTATGGCTATTTTCAGAGTATGAAGGAGCAACAGGCTGCCGATTGTTCTTGTTATAAGAAAGAAGGTCCGTTTATGGGCGTATCTAAAAATATAGATGTAATCCGTTATGCCGATGTGCTTTTAATGCAAGCCGAAGCTTACATTGAGTTGGGGCAACCTGAGATGGCTCGTCCTCTTATTAATCAGGTACGAAAAAGAGCTGCTGAAAGTACCGGAAGAACTCGTTTTGCAGATGGTTCTGCTCCATCCAATTATTTAATCTCGGAATATGACGGAACTAATCTGGCATGGAATCAGGAAAATGCACGTATTGCTCTTCGTTGGGAACGTCGTTTGGAGTTTGCATTGGAAAGTCCTCGTTTCTTCGACTTAGTTCGTTGGGGTATAGCCGCTACTACTTTGAATGATTATTTAGAAAAGGAAAAAACAAGACACGATTTTTTGAATAATGCAAAGTTCACTGCTGGTAGAGATGAGTATTTTCCAATTCCGCAACGCGAAATCGACTTTACGGTGGATTCTTATACTCAAAATGTAGGATACTAA